From Pseudomonas arsenicoxydans:
ACGGGCCAGGAATTTGTGGTCGATGGCGGCATGACCAAGAAGATGGTCTACAAGTAGAAGCTGCAAGTCTCAAGCTAGAAGCGGCAAGTCAAGGCGAGCCCGTGCAGGCCTTCGATACGCAATCTTGCTTTTACTTGCCGCTTGAAGCTTATGACTTGAAGCTGTTTTGAAAAAACTTCAATCCTGCTATTGACTTAGGTTCGCTACCTGCGTAAATTTCGCGGCCTCAACGAAGCAAAGGGTGATTAGCTCAGCTGGGAGAGCATCTGCCTTACAAGCAGAGGGTCGGCGGTTCGATCCCGTCATCACCCACCACTTCTTGAGAGTCTTGCGAAAGCAAGATGGAAGCTTTTAAAAGCCTCCACCGACGCGCAGCGGTAGTTCAGTCGGTTAGAATACCGGCCTGTCACGCCGGGGGTCGCGGGTTCGAGTCCCGTCCGCTGCGCCATATTTTCCGAGTCAGGTTCGCCTGGTTCGAGATTGAAAGCCTCGAAGCTTCCAGTCAGACGAGTTAATTGAGCGTCAGCTCAAAGCGATACGCAGCGGTAGTTCAGTCGGTTAGAATACCGGCCTGTCACGCCGGGGGTCGCGGGTTCGAGTCCCGTCCGCTGCGCCATATCTGCTTCAAGGCCCACTGAACGCCTTGAAGCTACAAAGAAAGCCGCTGGCTATCTTTGAGTCGATAGCAAAGACCCTGGTCGAAAGACCGGGGTTTTTTGTGTCTGCGAATTGGCTTCTCTCCTTTCCCTTGCCCACCAGGGATTCGCATCCGTCATTCCAATGCATGATCTGCAATGAATTTTGACGTCTCGTGATAATTCCCCTCAATTCCCCCGCAGCCCTGATTAACCGGTGCCTGCACGCCGAAATCTCCCGTCCGTTGCTCATTTATTCAAGTCGTCACTGGGTGCAAAGCGCACAAAGCGCTTTATTTGACGCATCAACACTAATTAGAATGAGTCTCATTTAAAATATTTCTTCGCGCAGGGTTCCTATAGATGAGTGATGCAGCGATGCCGACGGGGCAAACCTTCCACGACCTGTACCGCGACCACCGGGGCTGGCTGGAAAGTTGGTTGAGGCGACGCATGAGCAATGGCAGCGATGCGGCGGACCTCAGCCAGGACACGTTCGTGCGTTTACTCGCCAGTTCCCAACGCATTGCTGACCTGCAAGAGCCCCGCGCCTACCTGGCGACCGTCGGTAAGCGCCTGCTGACCAACTTCTACAAGCGTCGCAGTCTGGAGCAGGCCTACCTCAGTGCGTTGGCGCTGTTGCCTGAAGACTGTGTGCCGTCCCCCGAGCAGCGCTGGATCCTGCTGGAAACCCTGCAAGCGCTCGACGAATTGCTCGATGGCTTGCCGAGGCCGGTGCGCCGGGCATTCCTCTGGAGCCAGCTCGAAGGCCTGGGCTATCAAGAGATCGCCGAGCGCCTGCAAGTCTCAGAGCGCACGATCAAGCGCTACATGGCCCAAGCCTACGAACATTGCCTGCTGGTGGAGTTGTGATCGGTTCAGCACCTTCGGCTGAAGCCCGTCAAGTCGTGCGGGCCGCCGCGCAGTGGCTGGCGCTCATGGAGTCCGGTTCTGCCAATGAGCGCGATCGTGCCGAATTGCAGAGTTGGCGCGACAGTCATTCCAGTCACGAGCAGGCCTGGCAAAAGGCGCAACTCTTGCGCCAACGCTTTGCCGACCTGCCGCCCGCCCTGGCGATGGCTAGTCTGGACCGCCCGCAAGCAAGTCGGCGCACCGTCCTCAAGTGCGCTGTCGGCGCGGTGGCGCTGGTGCCTACGGCCTGGTTGATCAGTCGGCAGTTACCGCTGGATGTCTGGAGAGCCGACCTGCGCACCGCGACCGGGGAGGACAAGAAAGTCCAGTTGATCGATGGCAGTACGCTGCAATTGAACACCGCGAGCGCCGTCGATCTCGATCTGAAGAATCGGCTTCTGAAGCTCGTAGAAGGCGAAATAGCGCTGAATCAGTCTGGCACCTCACCGCTGACGATCCAGACGCACTTTGGGCACGTGATCGTCAGTCAGAGCGACGTGTGCATTCGTCAGGGGCAGGCGGGGTGCAAGGTGTCGGTGCTTAAAGGCACGGTACAGTTGCAGCCTCTGCGCGGGCCTGTCTTTTCGTTGCGCGGGGGCCAGCAAGTCAGCCTTCAAGCGAAGGGCGCGGGTGCTGTGGAGCCATTCGATGTGTTCGCCCCAGGCTGGCGCGACGGTGTGCTGATGGCGCAGAACCAACCCTTGGGGGATTTCCTGCGTGAACTCAGTACCTATCGCCCAGGCGTATTGCGCTGGGAGCCCGAATTGGAATCTCTGCGCGTCACCGGCAGTTTTCGTCTGCAAGACACTGATCGCATCCTTGCGTTGCTGGCCGCCAGTCTCCCCGTGGAGGTGCATTCGCGTACGCGTTATTGGGTAACGCTGCAGCCGCGCAAAAATAGTGTTTGAGGCGTGTCCCCTTTTTTCGTGTTGCTTGTCATTCAAGGCATGTAAAACGAAATCAGAGAGATTCTCAATGCCCGCAGTGATGTCTTGCAGTACGCGTCTGGCTCCCTTCAGGCTGCGCCCGTTGTTGCACTTGAGTCTGTTGTTGAGCCTGAGTGCCTGTCCGTTGTTCATCACTGCTGGTTGGGCTGACGATGCTTCTCGACGCAGTTACCAGGTGCCAGCCGGTAGTCTCGACGCCGCGCTGACCCGTTTCGCCGGGCTGGCCGGGGTCAATCTGTCAATGGATCCGTCGCTCGTCAGCGGTCGCAACAGCCCTGGTCTTTCCGGTGAGTTCGCGGTCGAGGAGGGCTTTGCTCGACTGTTGCAGGGTTCCGGTCTGCAATTGCAGTCGGTGGGCGAGCAGTCATACATCCTGACCCCGGCGCCAGAAGGCGGCAGCCTGCAATTGGCGCCGACTTCGGTTCTCGGTGCCACGGGCGGGGCGGACGGCGAGGTGTATGCCGGTGGTCAGGTCGCGCGCAAAGGCTCGCAAGGCTTGCTGGGCTCGAAAGATTTCATGGAAACGCCGTTCAGCATGACCACCTACACCAGCGAGGTGGTCAAGAACCAACAGGCGCGTACCTTGGGCGACCTGGTTGCCAGCGATCCGTCGGTTCGCGTCACTAACCCGGCGGGCGGACGTTATGAGCAGTTCACCATTCGCGGGCTCAGCCTGTTCAACAGCGATGTTTCCTATAACGGCCTCTATGGCGTCTTGCCGACGTATACGATCGACATGGAGATGGCCGACCGCGTCGACATCCTCAAAGGCCCCAGCGAGCTGATCAACGGCATCTCGCCACGGGGCAGCGTCGGTGGCGGGATCAACGTGGTGCCCAAGCGCGCCACCGATACGCCGATCACCTCGTTAACCGCCAACTACGCCTCCAACAACCAGATCGGCGGTGCCGTGGATATCGGCCGGCGCTTTGGTGAAGATGACAAGTTCGGGATTCGTTTCAACGGCGTGAAGCAGTCCGGTGATACCGAATGGGACCACCAGAGTGTCGACCGCGACATGGCGGTACTGGGCCTGGATTTTCGCGGTGATCGCCTGCGGCTGTCGACGGATGTCGGGCACACAGAGCGCGATACCGACGCTCCGCAGGAACGTGTGACCGTCGGCGCCAACGCGCAGGTTCCCCATGCAAGCGATGTAAGCCGTAACTATGCGCAGCCGTGGAGCAAGGCGCGGACCAAGGACACCTTCGGTATGGTGAACGGCGAGTTCGACGTCAGTGATTCCGTCATGCTGTACGGCGGTGTCGGGGCGCGTAAAAGCAATCATGACTTCCTCCGGCATGCCGTTTCGATTACCAATGACGCCGGTGATTTCAGCGTTCTGCCCCGTGACTTCACCCGGGACGAAAATGTCCGCACGGCGAATGTAGGCGTGCGCAACTGGTTCCACACAGGTCCTGTCAGCCATGAAGTCAACCTGGCGGCCAGCTACTTCTACATGGACTTCGAAAATGGCGGCGCCCGCTATGCCGCGTCCCCCAGCAACCTCTATGACCCCGTGGAAACACCGACACCGGTCCGCCCCACGCGACAGGATCCCAAGGTCTACACCGAGAACCGCTTCAGCGGCGTGGCGTTGTCCGACACCCTTGGCTTCTTCGATGACCGCGTACTGCTGACACTCGGTGCCCGCTGGCAGCGCGTGAAGGTCGACGACTGGTCGGACAATATCAAAGGCGACACGGCTTACGACGAGGAAAAAGTTTCGCCGTCGGGCGGCATCCTGTTCAAGGCCACCGACAAGCTGTCGCTGTATGCCAACTACATGGAAGGCTTGAGCCAAGGCAAGATTGCGCCATCGACCTCGGTGAACGAAGACGAGATCTTCCCGCCATTCATCAGTCGCCAGGTCGAGGTCGGCGCCAAATATGACGCGGGTCCGTTCGCTGTAACGGCAGCTGTGTTCCGAATCAAGCAACCCGCCTATGAAACCAACGCCATCACGCGGGTCTTCGGCCCGAACGGCAAGCGCGAAAATACCGGTGTGGAAGTGAGCATGTTCGGTGAACCGCTCAACGGTGTCCGCCTGCTGGGCGGTGTCATGTACATCGACAGCGAGCTGACCAACACCACCAACGGCACCTACGACGGCAACCGCGCACCCGCCACGCCGAAATACAACGTCAACGTGGGCGCTGAATATGACGTGCGGTCCGTGGAAGGCCTGACCCTGACCAGCCGCGCCATCTATTCCAGCTCGCAGTACCTGGACCAGTCCAACGTCAAGGAAATCGACGCCTGGACGCGTATGGACGTCGGTGCTCGCTACGCGTTCAAGGTCGACGAGAAGAACGTCACCTTGCGGGCCAATGTCGAGAACGTGGCGGACAAGCGCTACTGGAGTTCGGCCGGTGCCTCGGATGACAGCGAGCCTGGATTGACGCTCTCGACCCCACGAACCTATCTCCTGTCGGCCACCGTCGACTTCTGAGCCTAACCCGTCGAGCGCCGCGCCACAGGGAAGGGCGCCGCCGGTGGGTATCAGCGGATGTTTGTAGAGGAAAAATACATGTCCATCCCGACTGGATAATCTATTGCGATACTTTTCTATACGTTAATACCTGTATCAAGGTGATAACGAAGTTGTCAGTTTAATAACAAGAACATGGCCGGATAACGGCGCTGATGATCAACTATCAGGTTTCTATAACTTGTGATGTTGTGTGCCTGAACACTTTTTATAACTGATTATCGAGTGATATTAATATTCCAAAAAAGTGCGCACCAACAGTTGCGCTATTTTCTAAATGGGAATAGTTTTCATCTCGAAATGAATCGAGGATAAACCGATGTTGAATGATGGCTTATTGCGCTCTAATCCTTTGCAAAAAACCAATGCCGACTATTTGACTCGACAAAGCAAGTTCGAATCCAATGTGCGCAGTTATCCACGCAAGTTGCCACTGGCAATTGCCAAGGCGCACGGGGTCTGGGTTACCGATGTCGAGGGCAATACCTATCTCGACTGTCTGGCCGGCGCAGGCACGTTGGCGTTGGGGCACAATCATCCCGCCATCATGGCCAGTCTCGACAGCTTCCTCACCTCTGGCCTGCCGATGCACACCCTGGACCTGACGACACCGGTCAAGGATGCCTTCAGCGAAACCCTGCTCAGCCTGTTGCCGAACCAGGGCCGCGATTACTGCCTGCAGTTTTGCGGGCCGTCCGGGGCGGATGCAGTGGAAGCCGCGCTGAAGCTGGCCAAGACCTGCACCGGGCGCAACAACATCATCAGTTTCTCAGGGGCCTACCATGGCATGACCCACGGCGCCCTGGCGCTGACCGGCAACACCGCGCCGAAAAATGCCATCGCCAGCCTGATGCCGGGGGTGCAGTTCATGCCGTTCCCTCATGAATACCGTTGCCCGCTGGACATTGGCGGTGAAGCCGGGGTCGAAGCCCTGAGCCACTATTTCACCCAGTTCATCGAAGACGTCGAAAGCGGCGTGTCGCTGCCGGCGGCGGTGATCCTTGAAGCGGTGCAGGGCGAGGGCGGGGTCAACTGCGCCCCGGTGAGCTGGCTGCGGGCGATTCGCGAGGTAACCCGCAAGCACGGCATCCTGCTCATCCTCGACGAAGTACAGACCGGTTTTGGTCGCACCGGCAAGATGTTTGCTTTCGAGCACGCTGAAATCGAGCCGGACCTGATCGTCATGTCCAAAGCGCTCGGGGGCGGTTTGCCCATGGCGGTGCTGGGCATCCGTCGTGAATTCGATGCCTGGGAACCTGGCAACCACGCCGGTACTTTCCGCGGCAACCAAATGGCCATGGCTGCTGGACTGGCCACCTTGCAGGTGCTGCAACAGCAACACCTTGCCGCACATGCCGAGCGTCGTGGCCAGTGGCTAAAGGACCGGTTGGTCGAGTTGCAGTCCCATTATCCGGCCCTTGGCCAGGTGCGCGGTCGCGGCCTGATGCTCGGCATCGAGATCGTCGACGAGCGCGAGCCCGCTGATCGCCACGGACATTTCCCGATAGACCCGGCGCTGGCCGTGGCCATCCAGCAACAGTGTTTCAAACAGGGCCTGCTGCTGGAACGCG
This genomic window contains:
- a CDS encoding diaminobutyrate--2-oxoglutarate transaminase; protein product: MLNDGLLRSNPLQKTNADYLTRQSKFESNVRSYPRKLPLAIAKAHGVWVTDVEGNTYLDCLAGAGTLALGHNHPAIMASLDSFLTSGLPMHTLDLTTPVKDAFSETLLSLLPNQGRDYCLQFCGPSGADAVEAALKLAKTCTGRNNIISFSGAYHGMTHGALALTGNTAPKNAIASLMPGVQFMPFPHEYRCPLDIGGEAGVEALSHYFTQFIEDVESGVSLPAAVILEAVQGEGGVNCAPVSWLRAIREVTRKHGILLILDEVQTGFGRTGKMFAFEHAEIEPDLIVMSKALGGGLPMAVLGIRREFDAWEPGNHAGTFRGNQMAMAAGLATLQVLQQQHLAAHAERRGQWLKDRLVELQSHYPALGQVRGRGLMLGIEIVDEREPADRHGHFPIDPALAVAIQQQCFKQGLLLERGGRKGNVIRLLPPLIIDEEQCQQVIQRFDKAVATALSQLRP
- a CDS encoding FecR domain-containing protein; this translates as MIGSAPSAEARQVVRAAAQWLALMESGSANERDRAELQSWRDSHSSHEQAWQKAQLLRQRFADLPPALAMASLDRPQASRRTVLKCAVGAVALVPTAWLISRQLPLDVWRADLRTATGEDKKVQLIDGSTLQLNTASAVDLDLKNRLLKLVEGEIALNQSGTSPLTIQTHFGHVIVSQSDVCIRQGQAGCKVSVLKGTVQLQPLRGPVFSLRGGQQVSLQAKGAGAVEPFDVFAPGWRDGVLMAQNQPLGDFLRELSTYRPGVLRWEPELESLRVTGSFRLQDTDRILALLAASLPVEVHSRTRYWVTLQPRKNSV
- a CDS encoding sigma-70 family RNA polymerase sigma factor, whose translation is MSDAAMPTGQTFHDLYRDHRGWLESWLRRRMSNGSDAADLSQDTFVRLLASSQRIADLQEPRAYLATVGKRLLTNFYKRRSLEQAYLSALALLPEDCVPSPEQRWILLETLQALDELLDGLPRPVRRAFLWSQLEGLGYQEIAERLQVSERTIKRYMAQAYEHCLLVEL
- a CDS encoding TonB-dependent receptor, with product MPAVMSCSTRLAPFRLRPLLHLSLLLSLSACPLFITAGWADDASRRSYQVPAGSLDAALTRFAGLAGVNLSMDPSLVSGRNSPGLSGEFAVEEGFARLLQGSGLQLQSVGEQSYILTPAPEGGSLQLAPTSVLGATGGADGEVYAGGQVARKGSQGLLGSKDFMETPFSMTTYTSEVVKNQQARTLGDLVASDPSVRVTNPAGGRYEQFTIRGLSLFNSDVSYNGLYGVLPTYTIDMEMADRVDILKGPSELINGISPRGSVGGGINVVPKRATDTPITSLTANYASNNQIGGAVDIGRRFGEDDKFGIRFNGVKQSGDTEWDHQSVDRDMAVLGLDFRGDRLRLSTDVGHTERDTDAPQERVTVGANAQVPHASDVSRNYAQPWSKARTKDTFGMVNGEFDVSDSVMLYGGVGARKSNHDFLRHAVSITNDAGDFSVLPRDFTRDENVRTANVGVRNWFHTGPVSHEVNLAASYFYMDFENGGARYAASPSNLYDPVETPTPVRPTRQDPKVYTENRFSGVALSDTLGFFDDRVLLTLGARWQRVKVDDWSDNIKGDTAYDEEKVSPSGGILFKATDKLSLYANYMEGLSQGKIAPSTSVNEDEIFPPFISRQVEVGAKYDAGPFAVTAAVFRIKQPAYETNAITRVFGPNGKRENTGVEVSMFGEPLNGVRLLGGVMYIDSELTNTTNGTYDGNRAPATPKYNVNVGAEYDVRSVEGLTLTSRAIYSSSQYLDQSNVKEIDAWTRMDVGARYAFKVDEKNVTLRANVENVADKRYWSSAGASDDSEPGLTLSTPRTYLLSATVDF